The Candidatus Liberimonas magnetica genome window below encodes:
- a CDS encoding NupC/NupG family nucleoside CNT transporter, whose translation MYKLCSFTGIIAFIALSWAISENRRKVNWATVFWGMLLQFVFALLILKTGIGRLIFDAARIAFDRVVSFSDKGASFVFGNLVNDANIGAMFAFKVLPIIIFVSSLMGMLFYLGIIQFFVRLGARLMKSTMKLSGAESFGASLFAFMGIEGTTAIGEYITGMTRSELFVIMSAYMATIASSVMVTYSTFGAEPGHLLSASIMSVPAAILIAKIMIPETETPKTMDNTAYKADVPEKNIVEAAANGASLGVNLALQVGAMLIAFISLVWMLNSVLKIAGMSFEGIMSYVFWPFAVLMGIPPSEAMTAGKILGIKTVFNEFLGYLRLKDVIASSSMSPRSIVIMTYALCGFANFGSMAILIGGIGGIAPQKKAEASALGIKSIISGTLASFITACIAGILY comes from the coding sequence ATGTATAAATTATGCAGTTTTACAGGAATTATAGCGTTCATAGCTTTAAGCTGGGCTATTTCCGAGAACAGGCGGAAGGTGAACTGGGCAACGGTTTTTTGGGGGATGCTGCTCCAGTTTGTTTTTGCCCTTCTGATACTTAAAACCGGTATCGGACGGTTGATATTTGACGCCGCAAGGATAGCTTTTGATAGAGTTGTCTCTTTCAGCGACAAGGGCGCATCGTTTGTTTTCGGAAATCTGGTAAATGACGCCAATATAGGAGCTATGTTCGCCTTCAAGGTGCTACCTATAATAATTTTTGTGTCGTCCCTTATGGGCATGCTTTTTTATCTAGGGATAATCCAGTTCTTTGTGCGTCTTGGCGCAAGGCTTATGAAAAGTACGATGAAACTCTCGGGTGCGGAATCTTTCGGCGCTTCGTTGTTTGCTTTTATGGGCATAGAAGGGACAACGGCTATAGGCGAGTATATCACCGGTATGACACGCTCGGAATTATTCGTGATAATGAGCGCCTATATGGCTACTATAGCCTCAAGTGTTATGGTGACCTATTCCACTTTCGGAGCAGAACCCGGACATCTGCTTTCAGCCTCGATAATGAGCGTTCCTGCCGCGATCCTTATCGCTAAAATAATGATACCTGAAACAGAAACGCCAAAAACGATGGACAACACAGCATATAAAGCCGATGTCCCGGAAAAAAATATAGTAGAGGCAGCGGCCAACGGTGCGTCTCTCGGCGTAAACCTCGCCCTGCAGGTAGGTGCTATGCTCATAGCTTTTATAAGCCTGGTCTGGATGCTAAACTCCGTACTGAAAATCGCGGGTATGTCCTTTGAAGGCATAATGAGCTATGTTTTTTGGCCGTTTGCCGTGCTTATGGGAATTCCGCCTTCTGAAGCCATGACCGCGGGGAAGATACTCGGCATAAAAACCGTATTTAACGAGTTTCTCGGGTACCTCCGGCTTAAAGACGTGATAGCGTCATCCTCGATGTCTCCCCGCTCTATAGTTATAATGACCTATGCCCTTTGCGGGTTTGCCAATTTCGGAAGCATGGCGATACTTATCGGAGGTATCGGAGGCATCGCACCGCAGAAAAAAGCCGAAGCTTCAGCGCTCGGCATAAAGTCCATCATATCCGGCACCCTGGCAAGTTTCATCACAGCCTGTATAGCAGGCATCCTGTATTAA